The proteins below are encoded in one region of Apostichopus japonicus isolate 1M-3 chromosome 4, ASM3797524v1, whole genome shotgun sequence:
- the LOC139966068 gene encoding macrophage mannose receptor 1-like isoform X1, protein MAFRYNDRKTRTITIFIELLLVICCLPEIYSADPGCPEGSWSKYAGYCYSTFSVASTWQEGENSCLNNNGHLYWSHSQAEEEFLISTVLTPEQEDEQFWIGLSDKIQEGVFMWSDGSTADYVNFAPADDNANNTCVYLKQNGTTTLWFREDCASNLSYICKVQALDTTTSATTLTTQTQGKVSPPVGSFCPSPWIQVGDSCFEVFGYSEANRKSWVDANQSCKDMDAQLASIHTQAEQSLLVAELLLAGTANVWVGMFSDNGGPFQWEDGSPVDYFKWARDQPDGETQNKSCVELLNNVDEAGRWNDDDCDYLGGYACQKPTDVSYFHTEGPVISICERPNFQPYRESCFYIDPDPVDFNSAVTLCKDLVSNLATVVDGYEEAFLENMIFHKGLDSAWIGLTDAEHNGIYKWVDDWPVWYTNWGHNEPSRGLQEGCVAMMSDGSWNDTVCTETKLPICKFTFDSKPTVPAEVAGYCSSGWSGYGSYCYLPVSGDGEGFTWQEANDQCQILGAELVSIHSKDENEFVELLVETQLTGEDFFWFGLYRNDEDGFSWTDFTPVEYDYWGSREPVSGLEGKDCGLYWSTYGQWSVENCIKTEGYICKTLKIPGTTPGPPTSTDTYTTSPLETSAIISSPSPSQSAQLTSQSTQEQERTTPKLSTPHVSTVSSAGPTVTEEQPPVPGKDGLSTGGIIGICFAVLAFLCLVAVLLVFVVRSRNSQKFGDGGMVPSITNAVYAYDSGGDQMRVDDKARII, encoded by the exons atGGCGTTCAGATACAATGACAGAAAAACTAGGACAATAACGATATTTATTGAGCTTTTATTGGTTATTT GTTGCTTACCTGAAATCTACAGTGCTGATCCTG GCTGTCCAGAGGGTAGCTGGTCAAAGTATGCAGGATACTGCTACTCAACTTTCTCAGTCGCTTCAACATGGCAAGAAGGTGAAAATTCCTGTCTGAACAACAATGGCCATCTTTACTGGTCACACAGCCAAGCTGAAGAAGAGTTTTTGATCTCTACCGTG CTCACTCCTGAACAGGAAGATGAACAGTTTTGGATTGGTCTGTCCGACAAAATTCAGGAGGGGGTATTCAT GTGGAGTGATGGCAGTACAGCAGATTATGTGAACTTTGCTCCAGCTGATGACAATGCAAACAACACATGTGTTTACCTTAAGCAAAATGGAACAA CTACTCTGTGGTTTAGAGAAGATTGTGCATCCAACCTCTCGTATATATGTAAAGTACAAGCCCTAGACACAACCACATCAGCAACAACACTGACAACCCAGACACAAGGGAAGGTTTCTCCACCGGTAGGGTCTTTCTGTCCATCACCATGGATACAAGTAGGGGACTCCTGCTTTGAAGTCTTTGGGTACTCTGAAGCGAATAGAAAGAGTTGGGTTGATGCTAACCAAAGTTGTAAAGATATGGATGCCCAGCTAGCAAGTATTCACACTCAAGCAGAACAAT CTTTACTGGTGGCAGAGCTTCTGTTGGCAGGGACTGCTAATGTCTGGGTCGGTATGTTCTCGGATAATGGAGGACCATTTCAGTGGGAAGACGGCAGTCCTGTTGATTATTTTAAATGGGCTCGAGATCAACCAGATGGCGAAACACAAAATAAG AGTTGTGTCGAGCTTCTTAACAACGTTGATGAGGCTGGTCGTTGGAATGATGATGATTGTGACTATCTTGGAGGCTATGCATGTCAGAAACCAACAG ATGTATCATACTTCCATACTGAGGGTCCAGTTATCTCCATTTGCGAGAGGCCCAACTTTCAACCATACCGCGAATCCTGTTTCTACATTGATCCAGATCCAGTAGATTTTAATTCGGCTGTCACACTCTGTAAGGATCTGGTATCTAACTTGGCGACTGTCGTAGATGGTTATGAAGAAGCCTTCCTCGAGAATATGATATTTCACAAAGGTTTAGATAGTGCTTGGATTGGTTTGACTGATGCAGAG CACAATGGTATTTACAAGTGGGTTGATGACTGGCCTGTTTGGTATACCAATTGGGGACACAATGAGCCCAGTCGGGGTCTGCAGGAGGGATGTGTCGCAATGATGTCGGATGGCAGCTGGAATGACACAGTCTGTACTGAAACAAAGCTTCCAATTTGTAAATTTACATTTG attCAAAACCAACAGTTCCCGCTGAAGTAGCAGGATACTGCAGCAGTGGCTGGTCAGGTTACGGTAGCTATTGTTACCTGCCAGTGTCTGGTGATGGTGAGGGCTTTACTTGGCAGGAAGCCAATGACCAGTGTCAGATACTAGGTGCAGAACTTGTTAGCATACACTCTAAAGATGAGAATGAATTTGTGGAGTTGTTAGTTGAGACACAGCTAACGGGAGAAGACTTCTTTTGGTTTGGACTATATAGGAACGATGAAG ATGGCTTCTCTTGGACGGACTTCACTCCAGTAGAGTATGATTATTGGGGTAGCAGGGAGCCTGTCAGTGGTTTGGAAGGTAAAGATTGTGGACTGTACTGGTCAACATATGGACAGTGGTCTGTTGAAAACTGTATCAAAACGGAAGGATACATCTGCAAAACATTAAAAA TTCCTGGTACAACCCCCGGACCACCAACCTCAACTGATACCTATACAACGTCACCATTAGAAACCAGTGCAATCATTTCTTCTCCTTCCCCATCTCAATCTGCTCAACTGACATCTCAGAGCACACAGGAGCAAGAAAGAACTACACCAAAATTGAGTACACCACATGTATCCACTGTATCCTCTG CAGGACCAACAGTCACTGAAGAGCAACCACCAGTGCCTGGAAAGGATG gtttgTCTACGGGTGGTATCATCGGAATCTGCTTTGCGGTTCTGGCTTTCCTCTGTTTGGTCGCTGTCCTTCTGGTTTTTGTTGTCAGAAGTCGCAATTCTCAAAAGTTTGGAGACGGTGGTATGGTACCCAGTATTACGAATGCTGTGTATGCTTATGACAGTGGTGGAGATCAAATGAGAGTTGACGATAAAGCCAGAATCATTTAA
- the LOC139966064 gene encoding uncharacterized protein encodes MVIYQCRIQWVWIVTYCQSPYSSGKQCSHWSKMSLSRHEAVEFLSGTLGMPTVSSEDLKPTLPLLNGIIKHFQQIIPYQSVVACSLDDERRHLPSWSEIQQSLFAKYGGLCYSLNVFMKVLLESLGYEVVYVSACGFRFNDHVTVIVLNLRGAGSKDLVEVGCGYPTFQAFPLDFDDESPVYISGFLRHKFVKRENSIIWYHEPRQTPWSIVTSQLSPDGWFKFIDIEAFTPCDIRYFESSMTAHYTVKEDNIFLVAPRAVLYENCKLVAIKGTQLITETEDRKVDKKEIETLEELLHLYKKYFPQLPQEVIRDAVKHTGLFG; translated from the coding sequence GTCACTGGTCCAAGATGTCATTGTCACGTCACGAGGCAGTTGAATTTCTATCCGGGACTCTTGGGATGCCAACAGTGTCCTCTGAAGATCTAAAGCCTACACTTCCTCTTCTGAATGGCATCATTAAGCATTTTCAACAAATCATACCATATCAAAGTGTTGTGGCGTGTTCTTTAGATGATGAACGTCGGCACCTTCCAAGTTGGTCTGAGATCCAGCAGAGCCTCTTTGCCAAATATGGCGGTCTTTGCTACAGCTTGAATGTATTTATGAAAGTCCTTTTGGAATCTCTTGGCTATGAAGTAGTTTATGTTTCAGCATGTGGTTTCCGGTTCAACGATCACGTGACAGTCATTGTTTTAAACCTGCGAGGTGCCGGCAGTAAAGATTTGGTCGAGGTTGGTTGTGGTTATCCAACGTTCCAAGCTTTTCCTCTCGACTTTGATGATGAATCACCTGTATACATCTCTGGCTTCCTCCGTCATAAGTTTGTAAAGAGAGAAAATTCCATCATCTGGTATCACGAACCAAGACAAACGCCTTGGTCAATTGTTACTTCACAGCTGTCACCAGATGGATGGTTTAAATTTATAGATATCGAAGCTTTCACACCTTGTGACATCAGATATTTTGAATCTTCAATGACTGCACATTACACAGTTAAAGAAGACAACATTTTCCTAGTGGCACCTCGTGCAGTACTTTATGAAAATTGTAAGCTGGTCGCAATTAAGGGAACACAACTTATTACGGAAACTGAAGACAGGAAAGTAGACAAAAAGGAGATAGAAACTTTAGAGGAACTGTTGCACTTGTATAAGAAATACTTTCCTCAATTACCTCAAGAAGTCATCAGAGATGCTGTAAAGCACACTGGTTTGTTTGGATAG
- the LOC139966068 gene encoding macrophage mannose receptor 1-like isoform X2 codes for MAFRYNDRKTRTITIFIELLLVICCLPEIYSADPGCPEGSWSKYAGYCYSTFSVASTWQEGENSCLNNNGHLYWSHSQAEEEFLISTVLTPEQEDEQFWIGLSDKIQEGVFMWSDGSTADYVNFAPADDNANNTCVYLKQNGTTTLWFREDCASNLSYICKVQALDTTTSATTLTTQTQGKVSPPVGSFCPSPWIQVGDSCFEVFGYSEANRKSWVDANQSCKDMDAQLASIHTQAEQSLLVAELLLAGTANVWVGMFSDNGGPFQWEDGSPVDYFKWARDQPDGETQNKSCVELLNNVDEAGRWNDDDCDYLGGYACQKPTDVSYFHTEGPVISICERPNFQPYRESCFYIDPDPVDFNSAVTLCKDLVSNLATVVDGYEEAFLENMIFHKGLDSAWIGLTDAEHNGIYKWVDDWPVWYTNWGHNEPSRGLQEGCVAMMSDGSWNDTVCTETKLPICKFTFDSKPTVPAEVAGYCSSGWSGYGSYCYLPVSGDGEGFTWQEANDQCQILGAELVSIHSKDENEFVELLVETQLTGEDFFWFGLYRNDEDGFSWTDFTPVEYDYWGSREPVSGLEGKDCGLYWSTYGQWSVENCIKTEGYICKTLKIPGTTPGPPTSTDTYTTSPLETSAIISSPSPSQSAQLTSQSTQEQERTTPKLSTPHVSTVSSGPTVTEEQPPVPGKDGLSTGGIIGICFAVLAFLCLVAVLLVFVVRSRNSQKFGDGGMVPSITNAVYAYDSGGDQMRVDDKARII; via the exons atGGCGTTCAGATACAATGACAGAAAAACTAGGACAATAACGATATTTATTGAGCTTTTATTGGTTATTT GTTGCTTACCTGAAATCTACAGTGCTGATCCTG GCTGTCCAGAGGGTAGCTGGTCAAAGTATGCAGGATACTGCTACTCAACTTTCTCAGTCGCTTCAACATGGCAAGAAGGTGAAAATTCCTGTCTGAACAACAATGGCCATCTTTACTGGTCACACAGCCAAGCTGAAGAAGAGTTTTTGATCTCTACCGTG CTCACTCCTGAACAGGAAGATGAACAGTTTTGGATTGGTCTGTCCGACAAAATTCAGGAGGGGGTATTCAT GTGGAGTGATGGCAGTACAGCAGATTATGTGAACTTTGCTCCAGCTGATGACAATGCAAACAACACATGTGTTTACCTTAAGCAAAATGGAACAA CTACTCTGTGGTTTAGAGAAGATTGTGCATCCAACCTCTCGTATATATGTAAAGTACAAGCCCTAGACACAACCACATCAGCAACAACACTGACAACCCAGACACAAGGGAAGGTTTCTCCACCGGTAGGGTCTTTCTGTCCATCACCATGGATACAAGTAGGGGACTCCTGCTTTGAAGTCTTTGGGTACTCTGAAGCGAATAGAAAGAGTTGGGTTGATGCTAACCAAAGTTGTAAAGATATGGATGCCCAGCTAGCAAGTATTCACACTCAAGCAGAACAAT CTTTACTGGTGGCAGAGCTTCTGTTGGCAGGGACTGCTAATGTCTGGGTCGGTATGTTCTCGGATAATGGAGGACCATTTCAGTGGGAAGACGGCAGTCCTGTTGATTATTTTAAATGGGCTCGAGATCAACCAGATGGCGAAACACAAAATAAG AGTTGTGTCGAGCTTCTTAACAACGTTGATGAGGCTGGTCGTTGGAATGATGATGATTGTGACTATCTTGGAGGCTATGCATGTCAGAAACCAACAG ATGTATCATACTTCCATACTGAGGGTCCAGTTATCTCCATTTGCGAGAGGCCCAACTTTCAACCATACCGCGAATCCTGTTTCTACATTGATCCAGATCCAGTAGATTTTAATTCGGCTGTCACACTCTGTAAGGATCTGGTATCTAACTTGGCGACTGTCGTAGATGGTTATGAAGAAGCCTTCCTCGAGAATATGATATTTCACAAAGGTTTAGATAGTGCTTGGATTGGTTTGACTGATGCAGAG CACAATGGTATTTACAAGTGGGTTGATGACTGGCCTGTTTGGTATACCAATTGGGGACACAATGAGCCCAGTCGGGGTCTGCAGGAGGGATGTGTCGCAATGATGTCGGATGGCAGCTGGAATGACACAGTCTGTACTGAAACAAAGCTTCCAATTTGTAAATTTACATTTG attCAAAACCAACAGTTCCCGCTGAAGTAGCAGGATACTGCAGCAGTGGCTGGTCAGGTTACGGTAGCTATTGTTACCTGCCAGTGTCTGGTGATGGTGAGGGCTTTACTTGGCAGGAAGCCAATGACCAGTGTCAGATACTAGGTGCAGAACTTGTTAGCATACACTCTAAAGATGAGAATGAATTTGTGGAGTTGTTAGTTGAGACACAGCTAACGGGAGAAGACTTCTTTTGGTTTGGACTATATAGGAACGATGAAG ATGGCTTCTCTTGGACGGACTTCACTCCAGTAGAGTATGATTATTGGGGTAGCAGGGAGCCTGTCAGTGGTTTGGAAGGTAAAGATTGTGGACTGTACTGGTCAACATATGGACAGTGGTCTGTTGAAAACTGTATCAAAACGGAAGGATACATCTGCAAAACATTAAAAA TTCCTGGTACAACCCCCGGACCACCAACCTCAACTGATACCTATACAACGTCACCATTAGAAACCAGTGCAATCATTTCTTCTCCTTCCCCATCTCAATCTGCTCAACTGACATCTCAGAGCACACAGGAGCAAGAAAGAACTACACCAAAATTGAGTACACCACATGTATCCACTGTATCCTCTG GACCAACAGTCACTGAAGAGCAACCACCAGTGCCTGGAAAGGATG gtttgTCTACGGGTGGTATCATCGGAATCTGCTTTGCGGTTCTGGCTTTCCTCTGTTTGGTCGCTGTCCTTCTGGTTTTTGTTGTCAGAAGTCGCAATTCTCAAAAGTTTGGAGACGGTGGTATGGTACCCAGTATTACGAATGCTGTGTATGCTTATGACAGTGGTGGAGATCAAATGAGAGTTGACGATAAAGCCAGAATCATTTAA
- the LOC139966066 gene encoding cytochrome c oxidase subunit NDUFA4-like — MQGLTLKSLRSHYALVPLFVCVGGGALFATAYVLRLTQNADASWNRSKNPHPWQMIKDNQQTKFMAVKTDYKELKHPRPDY; from the exons ATGCAAGGCCTTACGTTAAAGTCGCTCCGATCGCATTACGCG TTGGTGCCCTTGTTCGTGTGTGTTGGTGGAGGAGCATTGTTTGCCACTGCCTACGTTCTCAGGCTCACTCAAAATGCTGATGCTAG ctGGAACAGGAGCAAGAATCCACATCCATGGCAAATGATTAAAGATAACCAACAGACAAAG tttatggCCGTGAAAACTGACTACAAAGAATTGAAGCATCCAAGACCTGACTACTAG